Proteins encoded in a region of the Paenibacillus sp. W2I17 genome:
- a CDS encoding metal-dependent hydrolase produces MLNITFHGHSSVQLGTEEKSLIIDPFLRGNELAVTKPEDIKTDVVLLTHAHMDHILDAEPIAKANNAKVVAIVELATYMSWKGLDTLGMNMGGTVDLGFAQAKMIQAFHTSGIVLEEEQRIMYAGLPAGYIINIGGKTILHAGDTSLFGDMKMIGDRHDIDVAFLPIGGHFTMGPEDALQAAEWFNAKLTIPVHYDTFPVIRQDAEHFVQQLAAKGLEGRVLAPGESITL; encoded by the coding sequence TTGTTGAATATTACGTTCCACGGTCACTCCAGTGTACAGCTGGGCACAGAAGAAAAGTCTCTGATCATTGATCCCTTCCTGCGTGGCAACGAGCTTGCTGTAACGAAGCCAGAAGATATTAAGACCGATGTTGTGTTGCTGACACATGCACATATGGATCACATCCTCGATGCTGAACCTATTGCCAAAGCAAATAACGCCAAAGTTGTGGCTATTGTGGAATTGGCTACATATATGTCCTGGAAAGGTCTGGATACACTCGGCATGAACATGGGCGGAACGGTAGATCTTGGCTTTGCTCAAGCCAAAATGATTCAGGCGTTCCATACTTCCGGGATTGTGCTGGAAGAAGAACAACGGATCATGTATGCAGGGTTGCCTGCTGGATATATCATTAATATTGGTGGTAAAACGATTTTGCATGCCGGAGACACAAGTCTCTTCGGGGATATGAAAATGATCGGTGATCGTCATGATATCGATGTTGCCTTCTTGCCGATTGGTGGACATTTCACCATGGGACCTGAGGATGCCCTGCAAGCGGCCGAATGGTTTAATGCCAAACTGACAATTCCGGTTCATTATGATACGTTCCCGGTAATTCGTCAGGATGCGGAACACTTCGTGCAACAACTGGCTGCAAAAGGGTTGGAAGGCCGTGTGCTGGCCCCGGGAGAATCTATTACCCTGTGA
- a CDS encoding glycogen/starch/alpha-glucan phosphorylase yields MFDNKETFKSIFTRNLVSKLGKPIEEATQEDVYHVLGSMIREYAGQDWAASNQGFKQRQDKQVYYFSLEFLIGRLLGNNLLNVNELELVRDSLAELGFSLEEIEEQEADAGLGNGGLGRLAACFLDSLASLRYAGHGCGIRYKYGLFEQKIINGNQVELPDNWLDKGNEWEVRRPDKKVEVQFWGRVEAHEQDGEYQFVTKDAESVVAIPYDVPVIGYGQTHVNTLRLWSAEPKRETSLDTPSNYYGYLDYSRSVESISEFLYPDDSQYEGKLLRLKQQYFMCSAGVQSALRTFNKLELPYDRLPDKVAFHINDTHPTLVIPELMRILIDVKGYGWDEAWDITTRTVSYTNHTTLSEALEKWPVSMISRLLPRIYMIIEEINKRFCGMLLDRYPGDQDRIGHLAIVANDQVRMAHLAIVGSHSVNGVAALHTEILKEREMAPFYELYPERFNNKTNGITHRRWLMHANPKLSDLITDTIGNEWITEPGKLDQLTGFADNTSFQEQFRSIKRDNKERLAAYILDHTGTAVNPDSIFDVQVKRLHGYKRQLLNILHVMHLYNRLKNDASFDMVPRTFIFGAKAAPSYYFAKKIIKLINTVADTVNRDAAVNDRLKVFFLENYSVSLAEKIIPAADVSEQISTAGKEASGTGNMKFMMNGALTIGTMDGANVEMAEQVGEENMFIYGLRADEVLEYYRSGSYRPNEIVQHDERIREVVEQLVHPGAFCYRDGEFWDIYDSLLAHGDEYFVLRDFAAYADAHAAIDQAYRDIPGWTRKAILNTAHSGIFSSDRTISEYATDIWGIHPVSGNWKG; encoded by the coding sequence TTGTTTGACAACAAGGAAACGTTCAAGAGTATATTTACACGGAATCTGGTCAGCAAATTGGGCAAACCGATTGAAGAAGCAACACAGGAAGACGTGTACCACGTACTGGGAAGCATGATTCGGGAATATGCAGGCCAGGATTGGGCAGCGTCGAATCAGGGGTTCAAGCAGCGCCAGGATAAACAGGTCTATTACTTCTCGCTGGAATTCCTGATTGGACGTCTGCTCGGGAACAATCTGTTGAATGTGAATGAATTGGAATTGGTGCGTGACAGTTTAGCTGAGCTGGGCTTCTCCTTGGAAGAGATAGAAGAACAGGAGGCGGATGCAGGACTCGGTAATGGAGGTCTGGGACGACTCGCTGCCTGTTTCCTGGATTCACTCGCATCACTACGATATGCAGGACATGGTTGCGGGATTCGATATAAATACGGGTTGTTTGAGCAAAAAATCATCAATGGTAATCAGGTAGAGCTACCCGACAATTGGCTGGATAAGGGCAATGAGTGGGAAGTCCGCCGTCCAGACAAAAAGGTGGAAGTACAGTTCTGGGGCCGGGTAGAAGCTCATGAGCAGGATGGAGAATATCAGTTTGTTACAAAAGATGCCGAATCGGTTGTCGCCATTCCCTATGACGTGCCTGTCATCGGTTATGGTCAAACCCATGTGAATACATTGCGTCTCTGGAGTGCCGAGCCAAAGCGCGAGACTTCACTCGACACCCCTTCGAACTACTACGGTTATCTGGATTATAGCCGATCGGTTGAATCAATCTCGGAATTCCTGTATCCAGATGATTCCCAGTACGAAGGAAAGCTGCTGCGATTGAAGCAGCAATACTTCATGTGCTCAGCAGGTGTACAGAGCGCCTTGCGTACGTTCAACAAGCTGGAGCTACCGTATGATCGTTTGCCTGATAAAGTGGCCTTCCACATTAATGACACTCATCCAACCTTGGTTATACCAGAACTGATGCGCATCCTGATTGATGTGAAGGGATACGGCTGGGATGAAGCATGGGATATCACAACCCGTACTGTATCGTATACCAATCATACAACGCTTAGTGAGGCTCTTGAGAAGTGGCCTGTATCCATGATCAGCAGGCTGCTGCCACGAATCTACATGATCATTGAAGAGATCAACAAACGTTTCTGTGGGATGCTGCTGGACCGGTATCCGGGAGATCAGGATCGCATAGGGCATTTGGCTATTGTTGCAAACGATCAGGTACGGATGGCACATTTGGCGATTGTAGGCAGTCATAGCGTGAATGGTGTTGCTGCTCTGCACACCGAGATTTTGAAAGAGCGCGAGATGGCTCCGTTCTATGAACTGTATCCAGAGCGTTTCAATAACAAAACGAATGGTATCACCCATCGCCGCTGGTTGATGCATGCCAATCCGAAACTGTCGGATCTTATCACGGATACAATCGGTAACGAATGGATAACAGAGCCGGGTAAGCTGGACCAGTTGACTGGTTTTGCGGATAATACATCATTCCAGGAGCAGTTCCGTTCAATTAAGCGGGATAACAAAGAGCGGCTTGCTGCGTATATTCTGGATCATACCGGGACAGCAGTGAATCCGGATTCCATCTTTGATGTACAGGTGAAAAGACTACACGGGTACAAACGTCAACTGTTGAACATTTTGCATGTTATGCATCTGTATAACCGGCTTAAGAATGATGCTTCGTTTGATATGGTACCACGTACGTTCATCTTTGGTGCCAAGGCAGCGCCGAGTTATTATTTTGCCAAGAAAATTATCAAGCTGATCAACACCGTGGCTGACACGGTGAATCGGGATGCGGCCGTGAATGACCGCTTGAAGGTATTTTTCCTCGAAAATTATTCCGTCTCTCTTGCAGAGAAGATCATTCCCGCTGCGGATGTTAGTGAACAGATCTCAACCGCAGGTAAGGAAGCTTCCGGTACGGGCAACATGAAATTTATGATGAACGGTGCTTTAACGATTGGCACGATGGATGGAGCCAACGTGGAGATGGCGGAGCAGGTTGGGGAAGAAAATATGTTCATCTATGGTCTGCGTGCAGACGAAGTACTTGAGTATTATCGTTCCGGCAGCTATCGTCCGAATGAGATTGTGCAGCACGATGAACGCATTCGCGAGGTCGTGGAGCAACTGGTGCATCCAGGTGCATTCTGTTATCGTGATGGGGAGTTCTGGGATATTTATGACTCCTTGCTGGCCCATGGTGATGAATACTTTGTATTGCGTGATTTTGCTGCTTATGCAGACGCGCATGCTGCGATTGACCAGGCATATCGGGATATTCCGGGCTGGACTCGGAAAGCGATATTAAACACGGCACATTCCGGCATATTCTCCAGTGATCGTACCATTAGTGAGTATGCGACAGATATCTGGGGTATTCATCCCGTGTCCGGGAACTGGAAAGGTTAA
- a CDS encoding alpha-glucosidase: protein MNNDESEVGDIVWWKESVVYQIYPSSFKDSDGDGYGDLQGIYEKLDYLENLGVDVIWLCPIYDSPGHDNGYDIRDYYGILRKYGTMEDFDRLLAEAHKRGLKIMMDLVLNHTSDEHAWFAESRSSKMNPKRDYYIWRSGKNGQVPNNWESYFGGSVWKHDPETNEYYLHLYSEQQPDLNWNNAQMAEEMYEMVHWWLEKGVDGFRFDAVAHIAKAEGLPSAHNPDNLPVVPAYQLFSNLEQVHSILKKLNNMILKPYGPMTVGETSGLGPEQALAYVGTDRDELNMVFQFEHMFIDAKSSGIGKWNYKEWKLTDLKEIMSRWQTVLHGRGWNANYMGNHDQPRPVSRFGDDGKYRVRSAQMLATWMLTLEGTPYIYQGEEIGMTNVAFPNIEQYRDIETKNYFNHYIGQGKSKHEVMQAIWLKSRDNARTPMQWDETEHAGFTQGQPWIQVNDNYPEINVADAESDPQSILHYYRKLIALRKQHKVLIYGAYELLLPDDPDIYAYTRTLEDEQMLVILNFRGHEPEMHWPEGWTSEHAKLIISNVSRRYSTDEGAIQLQPYEARVYRKQR from the coding sequence GTGAACAATGATGAGAGCGAGGTGGGCGATATCGTTTGGTGGAAAGAGAGTGTGGTATATCAGATTTACCCGAGCAGCTTTAAAGATTCGGACGGAGATGGATATGGCGACTTGCAGGGAATCTATGAGAAGCTCGATTATTTGGAAAATTTGGGCGTAGATGTGATCTGGCTCTGTCCCATTTACGATTCACCAGGACATGATAACGGATATGATATCCGGGATTACTACGGCATTTTACGCAAGTATGGCACGATGGAGGATTTTGATCGATTATTGGCAGAGGCACACAAGCGTGGTCTCAAGATCATGATGGATCTGGTGCTGAATCATACGTCAGATGAACATGCTTGGTTTGCTGAATCGCGTTCATCAAAGATGAATCCAAAGCGGGATTATTATATTTGGCGTTCAGGCAAAAATGGTCAGGTGCCGAATAATTGGGAGTCCTATTTTGGAGGTTCGGTGTGGAAGCATGATCCCGAGACAAATGAATATTATCTGCATCTGTATTCGGAACAGCAACCCGATCTCAACTGGAACAATGCACAGATGGCTGAAGAGATGTATGAGATGGTGCATTGGTGGCTGGAAAAAGGGGTAGATGGATTCCGTTTCGATGCAGTAGCGCATATCGCCAAGGCAGAGGGTCTGCCAAGTGCCCACAATCCGGATAATCTGCCGGTGGTTCCAGCGTATCAGCTCTTTTCCAACCTGGAACAGGTACACTCGATCTTGAAGAAGCTGAATAACATGATCCTGAAACCCTACGGACCCATGACAGTTGGCGAGACTTCGGGACTTGGGCCTGAGCAGGCCTTGGCTTATGTGGGAACGGATCGTGATGAGCTTAATATGGTATTCCAGTTTGAGCATATGTTTATCGATGCCAAATCCTCCGGAATTGGTAAATGGAACTATAAGGAATGGAAATTGACAGATCTCAAAGAAATCATGAGCCGGTGGCAAACGGTTTTACATGGTAGAGGCTGGAACGCCAATTATATGGGGAACCATGATCAGCCACGTCCGGTTTCCCGTTTTGGTGATGATGGTAAATATCGGGTGCGTTCTGCTCAGATGCTGGCGACATGGATGCTTACACTCGAAGGGACCCCCTACATCTATCAAGGAGAAGAGATCGGCATGACCAATGTCGCTTTCCCGAATATCGAACAATACCGGGACATCGAGACCAAAAATTATTTCAATCATTACATTGGTCAAGGTAAGTCAAAGCATGAAGTCATGCAGGCGATCTGGCTGAAGAGTCGCGATAATGCCCGCACGCCGATGCAATGGGATGAGACGGAACACGCAGGGTTTACCCAGGGTCAGCCGTGGATTCAGGTGAATGATAATTATCCTGAGATTAATGTGGCTGATGCCGAAAGTGATCCGCAATCCATTTTGCATTATTACCGTAAGTTAATTGCGCTTCGCAAACAACATAAAGTGCTTATCTATGGTGCGTATGAATTGCTGTTGCCGGATGATCCGGATATCTATGCCTATACCCGAACGCTGGAAGATGAGCAGATGCTGGTCATTCTGAATTTCCGTGGGCATGAGCCTGAGATGCACTGGCCAGAAGGCTGGACTTCCGAGCATGCCAAGCTGATCATCAGCAATGTGAGCAGACGTTATTCTACCGATGAAGGTGCGATTCAGCTTCAGCCGTATGAAGCAAGGGTGTATCGTAAGCAGCGATAA
- a CDS encoding glucose-1-phosphate adenylyltransferase: MAKKEVVAMLLAGGQGKRLKGLTKSLAKPAVYFGGTYRIIDFPLSNCSNSGIDTVGVLTQYEPLVLHSYIGIGSDWDLDRKNGGVYVLPPHEREDGSNWYRGTADAIFRNLNFIEQFDPEHVLILSGDHIYKMDYEKMLQYHKEKDADCTISVIDVSLEEASRFGVLNTNDDYSIYEFEEKPPEPKSTLASMGIYLFKWDVLKRFLIQDEQQASTSYDFGKDIIPLLLENEKSLYAYPFEGYWKDVGTIRSLWESNMDLLDEDTPFNLNDPDWRIFTRNPNQPAQYISPSGKVRNCIISEGTVVHGEVNHSVLFYGIEVGENSAVIDSVIMPRVKIGQNVRIYRAIIAEGLVIPDGTQISPAPEDESDILLVDQEELERQLRQGITSKA; encoded by the coding sequence ATGGCGAAAAAAGAAGTTGTAGCGATGCTACTTGCCGGAGGGCAAGGTAAGAGGTTAAAAGGATTGACCAAATCACTGGCTAAGCCAGCTGTATATTTTGGCGGCACGTACCGAATCATTGATTTTCCGCTGAGTAACTGCTCTAATTCTGGTATTGATACAGTGGGTGTATTGACCCAATATGAACCACTTGTCTTACATTCCTATATTGGCATTGGCAGTGACTGGGATCTGGATCGGAAAAACGGCGGGGTATATGTACTTCCTCCACATGAACGTGAAGACGGTAGCAACTGGTACCGGGGTACAGCGGATGCGATCTTCCGCAACCTGAACTTTATTGAACAATTCGATCCTGAGCATGTGCTCATTCTGTCAGGGGATCATATCTATAAGATGGACTACGAAAAAATGCTCCAGTATCACAAAGAAAAAGATGCGGATTGCACCATATCGGTCATCGATGTCTCATTGGAAGAAGCCAGCCGATTCGGGGTGCTGAACACCAACGATGACTATAGCATCTATGAATTTGAAGAAAAACCTCCTGAGCCCAAGAGCACACTGGCTTCCATGGGTATCTATCTCTTCAAGTGGGATGTACTGAAACGTTTCCTGATCCAGGATGAACAACAGGCATCCACCTCCTATGATTTTGGTAAAGATATTATTCCTTTGTTGCTTGAAAACGAAAAATCCTTATATGCATATCCATTTGAAGGTTATTGGAAAGACGTAGGTACCATTCGTAGTCTGTGGGAATCCAATATGGACCTGTTGGACGAAGACACACCATTTAATCTGAATGATCCGGACTGGCGTATTTTCACACGTAATCCGAACCAACCTGCACAATACATCTCACCTTCGGGTAAGGTACGGAATTGTATTATTAGTGAAGGAACTGTAGTGCATGGTGAGGTCAACCATTCTGTTCTGTTCTACGGAATTGAAGTTGGTGAGAACAGTGCGGTCATCGATTCGGTGATCATGCCAAGAGTGAAAATCGGGCAAAATGTGCGCATTTACCGAGCTATTATCGCAGAAGGATTGGTTATTCCTGATGGAACACAGATATCGCCTGCACCGGAAGATGAGAGTGATATATTGCTCGTGGATCAGGAAGAACTGGAACGTCAGCTTCGCCAAGGAATAACCAGCAAGGCCTAA
- the glgD gene encoding glucose-1-phosphate adenylyltransferase subunit GlgD yields MKPLIGVINLDHELEELKELTYFRCGAAVPYAGRYRLIDFVLSNMMNAGIESIGVFVRRKYRSLMDHLGDGKPWDLDRKHGGMFILPPDWNDPTDTSQGDLQHFHNNLDFFHRGAGQYVVHAGSRHVTKADLQDVYRYHISKGADVTLVCKKVDQLLPEHDACVKVDHDGDGNVVDIHQSANHPNIYTEIFIMEKELFLRQVQRCIDHGESHFFRDVIQKNPDGLNIAAYAYDGYHAVINSIDSYYRNSMDLLNTGQYEQLFKEDPIQTKIKYEAPAKYLDTADVKHSLLANGCIVGGEVEDSILFRGVQVAKGAKIKGSIIMQKCYIGEGTVLENVILDKDVRLTGGQTLIGDPSNPYILAKSTII; encoded by the coding sequence ATGAAACCATTGATCGGAGTTATTAACCTTGACCATGAACTTGAAGAATTGAAGGAATTGACGTATTTTCGCTGCGGAGCCGCGGTGCCATATGCCGGGCGTTACCGTCTGATCGATTTTGTTCTATCCAATATGATGAATGCCGGAATCGAGAGTATTGGTGTATTTGTACGGCGAAAATATCGCTCGTTGATGGACCATCTTGGTGACGGTAAACCTTGGGATTTGGATCGCAAGCATGGGGGCATGTTTATTTTGCCACCAGACTGGAACGATCCGACAGATACATCACAAGGGGACTTGCAGCATTTCCATAACAATTTGGACTTTTTCCACAGAGGGGCAGGACAATATGTTGTGCATGCGGGCAGTCGCCATGTGACCAAAGCAGACCTCCAGGATGTCTACAGGTATCACATCAGTAAAGGAGCGGACGTTACACTGGTCTGCAAAAAAGTGGATCAGCTGCTGCCTGAGCATGACGCCTGTGTCAAAGTTGATCATGACGGGGACGGTAACGTGGTGGACATTCACCAAAGCGCTAATCACCCGAATATATATACAGAAATTTTCATTATGGAAAAGGAATTGTTCCTGCGCCAAGTGCAGCGCTGCATTGATCATGGCGAGAGCCATTTCTTCCGGGATGTGATTCAAAAAAATCCGGATGGATTGAATATCGCTGCGTATGCATATGATGGCTATCACGCAGTCATCAATTCCATTGACAGTTATTATCGCAACAGTATGGATCTGCTGAACACAGGGCAATATGAACAACTGTTCAAGGAAGATCCGATCCAGACCAAAATTAAATACGAAGCGCCTGCCAAATACCTGGATACCGCCGATGTTAAACATTCACTCCTTGCGAATGGCTGCATCGTAGGTGGAGAGGTGGAGGATAGCATTCTGTTCCGTGGTGTACAGGTGGCCAAGGGTGCCAAAATAAAAGGTTCCATCATCATGCAGAAATGTTACATTGGTGAGGGGACGGTCCTTGAGAATGTTATTCTCGATAAAGACGTGAGGCTGACCGGAGGACAGACGCTGATCGGTGACCCGTCAAATCCATACATCTTAGCGAAAAGTACTATTATCTAA
- a CDS encoding AraC family transcriptional regulator: MDHYTRIQLAIEYLEQHLQDDFNIRETSAAASFSAFHFQRLFQAITGFTVLEYVRRRRLTEAVGMLRGTSEGILDIAMSFGYQSQEAFTRTFSAYFGMTPAKLRKLEVDQLSLLKMQQSIDFNDYRTRLDGTFHMNTPRLVTREPNWIVGYEYKSNLNDNQHYAEIPGFYHDFGMEQKFMAIPERTRPDMAYGVACHFEENGAFSFIVGEESRGASQVLEPGFTSIEIPGGLYAEFTVEGSGQDIRKMIYGSWLPQSNYERREGPDFEVTDVWKSTPEQLDMKIYIPLK; the protein is encoded by the coding sequence ATGGATCATTACACACGAATTCAGCTTGCTATTGAGTATTTGGAGCAGCATTTGCAAGATGATTTTAATATCAGAGAGACGTCCGCTGCTGCGAGCTTTTCGGCGTTTCATTTTCAGCGTTTATTTCAGGCGATCACGGGATTCACGGTACTGGAGTACGTGCGCAGACGCAGATTAACGGAAGCTGTAGGGATGCTGCGGGGCACATCGGAAGGCATACTGGACATTGCGATGAGCTTTGGCTATCAATCTCAAGAGGCATTTACCCGTACATTTTCAGCCTACTTTGGAATGACACCGGCGAAGCTGCGTAAGCTGGAAGTGGATCAGTTGTCTCTTCTGAAGATGCAACAGAGCATTGATTTTAACGATTATCGAACTCGGCTTGATGGAACTTTCCACATGAACACACCCCGTCTGGTCACACGGGAACCGAACTGGATTGTCGGCTATGAATATAAGAGCAACCTGAATGACAATCAGCATTATGCTGAAATACCCGGATTTTATCACGATTTTGGCATGGAACAGAAATTCATGGCGATCCCGGAGAGGACACGCCCTGATATGGCTTACGGTGTGGCCTGTCATTTTGAAGAGAATGGAGCATTTTCTTTTATTGTGGGTGAAGAAAGCAGAGGAGCATCGCAGGTACTTGAACCCGGTTTTACTTCGATTGAAATTCCGGGCGGCTTGTATGCAGAATTCACCGTGGAAGGCTCCGGGCAGGATATTCGGAAAATGATCTATGGCAGCTGGCTACCGCAGTCTAACTATGAACGGAGGGAAGGACCGGACTTTGAAGTGACGGATGTCTGGAAATCGACCCCTGAACAACTGGACATGAAGATCTATATCCCGTTAAAATAG
- a CDS encoding VanZ family protein, which produces MSEKSWLHSKWMLTIVTCMAVLYILIMGILLFVSGRTPGMYYQYNLVPFETIRPLLMERERYNTDTWVKNLFGNIVLFIPLGIWIPWLFRRCRTFLTFTSTVVLLLLGVEVTQLITRVGSFDVDDIILNTIGAWIGYVGFKLVLCSQKRTRN; this is translated from the coding sequence ATGAGCGAAAAGTCGTGGCTCCACTCCAAGTGGATGCTGACCATTGTTACTTGCATGGCAGTCCTTTACATACTGATTATGGGCATTTTACTGTTTGTTAGTGGCCGAACACCAGGCATGTATTATCAATATAATCTCGTACCCTTCGAGACGATTCGTCCACTTCTTATGGAGAGGGAGAGGTACAATACAGATACCTGGGTCAAAAACCTGTTTGGCAATATCGTATTGTTCATTCCGCTGGGCATCTGGATTCCATGGTTGTTTCGGAGGTGTCGTACGTTCCTGACCTTTACATCTACAGTTGTTTTGCTTCTGCTGGGTGTTGAGGTCACACAATTGATTACACGTGTAGGTTCGTTTGATGTGGATGACATTATTCTGAACACGATCGGTGCCTGGATAGGTTACGTCGGATTTAAGTTAGTCTTATGTTCACAAAAAAGGACTCGGAATTGA
- a CDS encoding ATP-grasp domain-containing protein yields MNEIENLIKNLRSVAAQLKLKYHISLLSNTRSNTRELNNSVISYSTNNEFFNDKEFDEVFEGIKDADFFVETFFNEIEFILEVLKQSYFKNKRFVYNLSRNGQHIGKKSLIPSFCDLMSIPYTGSDALVISFSRAKYIYTKYLEVHNVKVPDSWVYDPSNGWLAGNKPKLDTKIIIKPMHESASIGLSETSIKLFDSSTELKIINDSKEKNSAILVQQFIEGYECEVPLLISSRPYALNPIGISINGENHLKQSILTSDCSFNDGYNFYSLDKELSCSVIEKVRETAIDIAQLVGLRSYGRVDFRIDNQGDAYLMDIAASPYTTKHSSFAYAYNQLGLEYHEIYSSIIGLSSKTVY; encoded by the coding sequence ATGAATGAAATTGAGAATTTGATAAAAAATTTAAGATCAGTAGCCGCTCAGTTAAAATTGAAGTACCATATTTCTTTACTAAGCAATACACGTTCTAATACAAGAGAATTAAACAATTCCGTTATAAGCTATTCCACTAACAATGAATTTTTTAATGATAAAGAATTTGATGAAGTATTTGAAGGTATTAAAGACGCTGATTTCTTTGTCGAGACATTTTTTAACGAAATCGAGTTTATACTGGAAGTTCTCAAACAATCTTATTTTAAAAACAAAAGGTTTGTATATAATCTATCTAGAAACGGTCAGCACATTGGGAAGAAATCTTTAATTCCATCTTTTTGCGATCTTATGTCTATTCCTTATACAGGCTCAGATGCACTTGTAATATCATTTAGTAGAGCAAAATATATTTATACAAAATATTTAGAGGTTCATAATGTTAAAGTCCCTGATAGCTGGGTTTACGACCCTTCAAATGGATGGTTAGCTGGCAATAAGCCCAAATTAGATACAAAGATTATAATTAAACCTATGCACGAGTCTGCTAGCATAGGCTTATCAGAAACATCGATCAAATTGTTTGATTCTAGTACTGAGTTAAAAATCATTAATGATAGTAAAGAGAAAAATTCCGCTATCTTAGTTCAACAATTTATTGAAGGGTATGAGTGTGAAGTTCCCTTACTCATTTCTAGTAGACCTTATGCTTTGAATCCAATAGGTATTTCAATAAATGGTGAAAATCATCTTAAACAGAGCATTCTAACCTCCGACTGCTCTTTCAATGATGGTTATAATTTCTACTCCCTGGATAAGGAGTTATCATGCTCAGTAATTGAAAAAGTTAGAGAAACAGCGATTGATATCGCTCAACTTGTGGGGCTAAGGAGTTATGGGAGAGTAGATTTTAGAATTGATAACCAGGGCGATGCTTACTTAATGGATATAGCCGCTTCGCCCTACACAACCAAACATAGCTCTTTTGCTTATGCATATAACCAATTAGGTTTAGAGTATCATGAGATATATAGTTCAATAATTGGATTATCCTCTAAAACGGTTTATTGA